The Erigeron canadensis isolate Cc75 chromosome 4, C_canadensis_v1, whole genome shotgun sequence genome window below encodes:
- the LOC122597374 gene encoding adenylate isopentenyltransferase-like — MEPTTIAIAAVNNTQPISSNTNRPRRKRKIVVILGPTGAGKSRLSIDLASRFFGEIINSDKIQVYSGLNITTNKITLQEQMGIPHHLLGSIDPTRPVFTPSDFRKHALDIISDIKGRRRLPFIVGGSNSLIHALVSKRFDPKVDIFTQPDPEPDPELRYDCCFIWVDVCLPVLNSYLSKRVDEMLDSGMFEELTDFFGSGDYKKVNRSGLGQAIGVPEFAEYFEKYPSRLQNEKMDTGLGSDIGHDIEMERMLLYNEAVRKIKDNTCQLAKKQVSKILRLRDIGYDLKRIDATEAFRTALMTSECGGGGGTRLAEIWENHVVEPSIKIVMQFLDE; from the coding sequence ATGGAACCCACCACAATCGCCATCGCCGCCGTCAACAACACACAACCCATTTCCTCCAATACCAACCGTCCCCGCCGGAAACGGAAAATCGTCGTCATTTTAGGCCCCACCGGCGCCGGGAAATCTCGTCTTTCTATCGATTTAGCTTCACGTTTTTTTGGAGAAATAATAAATTCCGATAAAATCCAAGTTTattcgggtctaaatattactacTAATAAAATCACATTACAAGAACAAATGGGTATCCCACATCATCTTCTCGGGTCTATTGATCCGACCCGACCCGTTTTCACGCCTTCCGATTTCAGAAAACACGCTTTGGATATTATCTCCGATATCAAAGGTCGCCGGCGGCTACCCTTTATCGTTGGCGGGTCAAACTCATTAATCCACGCTCTTGTTTCAAAAAGATTCGACCCGAAAGTCGACATTTTCACACAACCCGACCCGGAACCAGACCCGGAGCTCCGGTACGATTGTTGTTTCATTTGGGTGGATGTTTGTTTACCGGTTTTAAACAGCTATTTATCAAAACGGGTCGATGAGATGTTGGATTCGGGTATGTTTGAAGAACTGACCGATTTTTTCGGGTCCGGCGATTACAAGAAAGTGAACCGGTCCGGTTTGGGTCAAGCAATTGGGGTTCCGGAATTTGCGGAGTATTTCGAAAAATATCCGTCGCGGCTCCAGAATGAGAAAATGGATACCGGGTTAGGATCCGACATAGGACATGACATTGAAATGGAAAGAATGTTGTTGTACAATGAGGCAGTAAGAAAAATTAAGGACAACACGTGTCAGCTAGCGAAGAAACAAGTGAGTAAGATCCTACGGCTGAGAGATATTGGATATGATTTAAAAAGAATTGATGCCACGGAAGCATTTAGGACGGCGTTGATGACGTCAGagtgcggtggtggtggtggaacaAGGCTGGCGGAAATATGGGAAAACCATGTTGTGGAACCAAGCATCAAGATTGTGATGCAATTCTTGGATGAGTAG